In Oncorhynchus keta strain PuntledgeMale-10-30-2019 unplaced genomic scaffold, Oket_V2 Un_contig_19959_pilon_pilon, whole genome shotgun sequence, the genomic window GCCGGTTCTAGGAGCCAGGGCTAGGAGCCGGTTCTAGGAGCCAGGGCTAGGAGCCGGTTCCAGGAGCCGGTTCTAGGAGCCAGGGCTAGGAGCCGGTTCTAGGAGCCGGTTCTAGGAGCCAGGGCTAGGAGCCGGTTCTAGGAGCCAGGGCTAGGAGCCGGTTCTAGGAGCCGGTTCCAGGAGCCGGTTCCAGACCTctcagtgtgtggtgtgttgctCTCTCCTGCGTCTCTCTCATTACCATGACATTCCTTCACACAGACACTGCCCCACTGACGGCCATCTTTGCTTGTTCCGTCGCCATAAGCAACAACAGCCCAGCAGAGAGAAGGAACACAGTGCACATCAAAATGACGACATTGTACATGACACTGTGCACATCAAATAAAAAAACAAGTGTAATGAACCCAGATGTTGTTTTCTGTCTGATCTAACCTACTCTCTGACAGGATATGTGGAATCTAAAGAGAATATAGTGACATGGAGTTGCATCTCCTCCAGGATGTATGTGAGCGCTGCATATTAGTCTTTGGCATGGTTCAGTATCGGAGAAGCTCATTGGTTGAGCTGACGTTCACGCCAGACCAATAACAGGAGAGCAGAAGATCAGGTCAATGCTTCATCGTCATGGTTACTTGGTTAAATTAACATCCACATACGTTTCCCAGTGACATAAAGAGGgaaataaaataaacccattaAATCTGAATCTATTTTTAAAAAACTGTTGAGATTGAAAGAGAACCACCGTATTATCAATGGTAAGACTTTAATTCTTTAAGACTTTAAATTCTTTACGACAGTATTAAGACATCTATAAACGTTCTTCAGGGCTTGAGACTTTTTCAGAGAGAGGCAGCTGTTCTCATCCACTCCTCAGAGTACACAACAGCTGCACCAACCCACCACATCCACCCCAGGAGGTTAACAGACAGCCCTACCAGGACAACCCACCACATCCACCCCAGGAGGTTAACAGACAGCCCTACCAGGACAACCCACCACATCCACCCcaggaggttaaacagacagccCTACCAGGACAACCCACCACATCCACCCCAGGAGGTTAACAGACAGCCCTACCAGGACAACCCACCACATCCACCCCAGGAGGTTAACAGACAGCCCTACCAGGACAACCCATCACATCCACCCCAGGAGGTTAACAGACGGCCCTACCAGGACAACCCACCACATCCACCCCAGGAGGTTAACAGACAGCCCTACCAGGACAACCCACCACATCCACCCCAGGAGGTTAACAGACGGCCCTACCAGGACAACCCACCACATCCACCCCAGGAGGTTAAACAGACGGCCCTACCAGGACAACCCACCACATCCACCCCAGGAGGTTAACAGACGGCCCTACCAGGACAACCCACCACATCCACCCCAGGAGGATAACAGATGGCCCTACCAGGACAACCCACCACATCCACCCCAGGAGGTTAACAGACAGCCCTACCAGGACAACCCACCACATCCACCCCAGGAGGTTAACAGACGGCCCTACCAGGACAACCCACCACATCCACCCCAGGAGGTTAACAGACGGCCCTACCAGGACAACCCACCACATCCACCCCAGGAGGTTAACAGACGGCCCTACCAGGACAACCCACCACATCCACCCCAGGAGGTTAACAGACGGCCCTACCAGGACAACCCACCACATCCACCCCAGGAGGTTAACAGACAGCCCTACCAGGACAACCCACCACATCCACCCCAGGAGGTTAACAGACGGCCCTACCAGGACAACCCACCACATCCACCCCAGGAGGTTAACAGACAGCCCTACCAGGACAACCCACCACATCCACCCCAGGAGGTTAACAGACAGCCCTACCAGGACAACCCACCACATCCACCCCAGGAGGTTAACAGACGGCCCTACCAGGACAACCCACCACATCCACCCCAGGAGGTTAACAGACGGCCCTACCAGGACAACCCACCACATCCACCCcaggaggttaaacagacagccCTACCAGGACAACCCACCACATCCACCCCAGGAGGTTAAACAGACGGCCCTACCATCACATcaacctctctcttccccctgtgtAGGAAACACTGATCAGAACCAAGAGATACAGCAGTCTAGCTAGGGAGGCCTGTCCCGTACCACTGTAGGGGTTGGAGGTCAGGGCCCTATACCActgtagggttagaggtcagaggttaggatAGTATGTTTAAAACCATGGTTACTTGGTTAGATTACAGTACTGTTCATGTTGCTCTAAACAcagtaaaaaaaagaaagaaaataaatcATTCAGAGAAAAATTCAAAAAAGAAAGCGCCTGAAATGAACTGAAAAAACTAAACAATAAGATGTACAGCTGTAGTTCTAACAATAGTataataaacaataataataataataacaacaacaacgtgtGTATAGATATGTAGGTACTAGAGAGGGCTATTCCAGTTATTTCTCTTCTCCTCAGATAGATGATGTTACCTgcgtctcaaatggaaccctattctctatagggCACGATCACAGCCcctagggctctgatcaaaagtagtgcactacgtagggaacaagggtgccatttgggactcacagTCCCTGTCTGGTTGAGGGCGCCTTGCTCCGGGTTTTGGCACAAGACTTAACGTCCACGGTGAGATGAGACCAGGGGATTGGCTGAAAATGTATTCCATACGGCGAGATGAGACGACGGGACAGGTCTGGGAGACATGACAGGCTCCGCCTCCTTACTGGTCCCCTCCACTCGCCTCTTGCGGACTGGAGAGAAGACAGGAAGAGGACAAGGAGAAGAGGACAAGGAGGAATTGTACAGTGAGATAAAAACTTGATCAaaacacagtaaacaacatggTGATCAAACAATCCTAAAACAGTCCCGTGCTGGttagaagagacagaggagtccAACCCGAGGACTTTACAGTGCATACAAGCCCACCTCAGAGTCAAACCGGCCCCCGTCAGAGTCAAACCGGCCCCCGTCAGAGTCAAACCGGCCCCCGTCAGAGTCAAACCGGCCCACGTCAGAGTCAaaacagccttatgctaacgaagaggtcaaaccagccttatgctaacgaagagatcaaaccagccttatgcgaACAAAgaggtcaaaccagccttatgcgaACAAAgaggtcaaaccagccttatgctaacgaagtagtcaaaccagccttatgcgaacaaagtagtcaaaccagccttatgcgaacaaagtagtcaaaccagccttatgcggTAGTCAAACCAggatagtcaaaccagccttatgctaacgaagagtcaaaccagccttatgctcaaaacgaagtagtcaaaccagccttatgctaacggatagtcaaaccagccttatgctaacgaatagtcaaaccagccttatgc contains:
- the LOC127920587 gene encoding uncharacterized protein LOC127920587 translates to MGMPFEPKEYTTAAPTHHIHPRRLTDSPTRTTHHIHPRRLTDSPTRTTHHIHPRRLNRQPYQDNPPHPPQEVNRQPYQDNPPHPPQEVNRRPYQDNPPHPPQEVNRQPYQDNPPHPPQEVNRRPYQDNPPHPPQEVNRRPYQDNPPHPPQEDNRWPYQDNPPHPPQEVNRQPYQDNPPHPPQEVNRRPYQDNPPHPPQEVNRRPYQDNPPHPPQEVNRRPYQDNPPHPPQEVNRRPYQDNPPHPPQEVNRQPYQDNPPHPPQEVNRRPYQDNPPHPPQEVNRQPYQDNPPHPPQEVNRQPYQDNPPHPPQEVNRRPYQDNPPHPPQEVNRRPYQDNPPHPPQEVKQTALPSHQPLSSPCVGNTDQNQEIQQSS